In one window of Burkholderia multivorans ATCC BAA-247 DNA:
- a CDS encoding glycoside hydrolase family 28 protein, translating to MTSRRFRPHARPRALGLLAVLLASAATLAACGGDEPGASAALAAAPSANSVFQVGTTTVDPNLPAEPALPTDAQVCSTLEASNTLVSRPDGSLPPEADPSPSGVGKAVSAATANPDQARIQAALDACGAAVDAEVGAAIAAADAAATASQKAAAVPNVNLAGASGETLAQPKYRASKFAVRLVVNHAGAGNGFISGPLTLPSGVTLWIDKGVTLYASRDVKAYAPNVAGPYCGNTAVSATKAGSSSNCLALITGTNLVNAAVVGDGRIDGRGYAELVTSDAKYPLMKVDMTCSNTYAAYRNGTVAPDGTACDDGGTVVDSKSTVRNMTWWDLAYLGNMVQNGTTGFGSQSNFRLMVFNYAKNLTLYRITLNNSPNFHVVPSGIDGLTVWSVKVQTPTLAAFANPAGNGNPLYNGQTFNADNVKNTDAFDPGSASRPISAALSTGSTTASASPVSFDGYLKNVVFAYNYVSTGDDDIALKGGNNPSPAGSQLLGIDGNRDVRADRKWGIAIAHNHIYWGHGISIGSETNGGVTNVQVYDNSFQDSEEGLRIKSDYARGGEVSQIHYANICIRDAKNALLFTPYYSTKAVPAGGPLYPNFHDISLANVAIFGEAGVKLQGFEADTGGYGEPAFPLAMTLTDVVADSPDSISVIASDANLTLHNVNLPIFASTANRVVVDGTATHNARPANVVDCSKAFVDFPGIDQSNPFGTTWAPSL from the coding sequence ATGACATCCCGTAGATTCCGGCCGCACGCGCGCCCGCGCGCGCTCGGCCTGCTTGCGGTCCTGCTCGCGTCGGCCGCGACGCTCGCCGCATGCGGCGGCGACGAGCCCGGCGCGAGCGCCGCCCTGGCGGCCGCACCGTCGGCGAACAGCGTGTTCCAGGTCGGCACGACGACGGTCGACCCGAACCTGCCCGCGGAGCCCGCGTTGCCGACCGACGCACAGGTCTGCAGCACGCTCGAAGCGAGCAATACGCTCGTCAGCCGTCCGGACGGCTCGCTGCCGCCGGAGGCCGATCCGTCGCCGTCCGGCGTCGGCAAGGCCGTATCGGCCGCGACGGCGAATCCCGACCAGGCGCGCATCCAGGCCGCGCTCGACGCCTGCGGCGCGGCCGTCGACGCCGAAGTCGGCGCGGCAATCGCCGCCGCCGATGCGGCCGCGACCGCATCGCAGAAGGCGGCGGCCGTGCCGAACGTGAACCTCGCCGGCGCGTCGGGCGAAACGCTCGCGCAACCGAAGTACCGCGCGAGCAAGTTCGCGGTGCGGCTCGTCGTGAACCATGCCGGCGCCGGCAACGGCTTCATCAGCGGGCCGCTCACGTTGCCGTCCGGCGTCACGCTGTGGATCGACAAGGGCGTCACGCTGTATGCATCGCGCGACGTGAAGGCGTATGCACCGAACGTGGCGGGACCGTATTGCGGCAACACGGCCGTCAGCGCGACGAAGGCCGGCAGCTCGTCGAACTGTCTCGCGCTGATCACCGGCACGAACCTCGTCAACGCGGCCGTCGTCGGCGACGGCCGGATCGACGGGCGCGGCTACGCGGAACTCGTGACGTCCGACGCGAAATATCCGCTGATGAAGGTCGACATGACCTGCTCGAACACGTACGCGGCCTACCGCAACGGCACCGTCGCGCCGGACGGCACCGCGTGCGACGACGGCGGCACCGTCGTCGATTCGAAATCGACCGTGCGCAACATGACGTGGTGGGATCTCGCGTATCTCGGCAACATGGTGCAGAACGGGACGACCGGCTTCGGCTCGCAGTCGAACTTCCGGCTGATGGTGTTCAACTACGCGAAGAACCTGACGCTGTACCGCATCACGCTGAACAACAGCCCGAACTTCCACGTCGTGCCGAGCGGCATCGACGGCCTGACCGTCTGGAGCGTGAAGGTGCAGACGCCGACGCTCGCCGCGTTCGCGAATCCGGCCGGCAACGGCAATCCGCTGTACAACGGCCAGACGTTCAACGCCGACAACGTGAAGAACACCGACGCATTCGATCCGGGCTCCGCGTCCAGGCCGATCTCGGCCGCACTGTCGACCGGCAGCACGACGGCGTCGGCCAGCCCCGTTTCGTTCGACGGCTATCTGAAGAACGTCGTGTTCGCCTACAACTACGTGAGCACCGGCGACGACGACATCGCGCTGAAAGGCGGCAACAACCCGTCGCCGGCCGGCTCGCAGCTGCTCGGCATCGACGGCAACCGCGACGTGCGGGCGGACCGCAAGTGGGGCATCGCGATCGCGCATAACCACATCTACTGGGGGCACGGGATCTCGATCGGCAGCGAGACGAACGGCGGCGTGACGAACGTGCAGGTCTACGACAACTCGTTCCAGGATTCGGAGGAAGGGTTGCGGATCAAGTCGGATTACGCACGCGGCGGCGAAGTCAGCCAGATCCACTACGCGAACATCTGCATTCGCGACGCGAAGAACGCGCTGCTGTTCACGCCGTACTACAGCACCAAGGCCGTGCCGGCCGGCGGTCCGCTCTATCCGAACTTCCACGACATCTCGCTCGCGAACGTCGCGATCTTCGGCGAGGCGGGCGTCAAGCTGCAGGGGTTCGAAGCCGATACCGGCGGCTACGGTGAACCGGCGTTCCCGCTCGCGATGACGTTGACCGACGTGGTCGCCGATTCGCCCGACAGCATCTCGGTGATCGCCTCGGACGCGAACCTGACGCTGCATAACGTGAACCTGCCGATATTCGCATCGACGGCGAACCGCGTCGTCGTCGACGGCACGGCGACGCACAACGCGCGTCCGGCCAACGTCGTCGACTGCAGCAAGGCGTTCGTCGACTTCCCCGGCATCGACCAGTCGAATCCGTTCGGGACGACGTGGGCGCCGTCGTTGTAA
- a CDS encoding GntR family transcriptional regulator, with protein sequence MNEKRPALVYATRAEAAANELRRRILSGEYVDGYQLRQDALATELGISRIPLREALVQLESEGLVKILPHKGAVVSELSPEDITELFELRALLEPVLLKKSIPKLTAEDFARLDAILAEYSKVLHASQSGRWGELNTELHHVLLSRAEQPKTAAIVASLLQQTDRYTRVQLSLSQAARDVAESEHAELVALCRKGDARAAASLLKRHIEHAGGELNAFLRERRLGR encoded by the coding sequence ATGAACGAGAAACGCCCCGCGCTGGTCTATGCGACGCGCGCCGAAGCCGCAGCCAACGAACTGCGCCGCCGCATTCTGTCAGGCGAATACGTCGACGGCTATCAGCTGCGCCAGGACGCGCTCGCGACCGAACTCGGCATCAGCCGCATTCCGCTGCGCGAAGCGCTCGTGCAGCTCGAAAGCGAAGGGCTCGTGAAGATCCTGCCGCACAAGGGGGCGGTCGTGTCGGAGCTGTCGCCGGAAGACATCACGGAGCTGTTCGAACTGCGCGCGCTGCTCGAACCCGTGCTGCTGAAAAAATCCATCCCGAAGCTGACCGCGGAAGATTTTGCACGGCTCGACGCGATTCTCGCCGAATACAGCAAGGTGCTGCACGCGAGCCAGTCCGGCCGCTGGGGCGAACTGAATACCGAGCTGCATCACGTGCTGTTGTCGCGCGCCGAGCAGCCGAAGACGGCGGCGATCGTCGCGTCGCTGCTGCAGCAGACCGATCGCTACACGCGCGTGCAGCTGTCGCTGTCGCAGGCCGCGCGCGACGTCGCCGAGTCCGAGCATGCGGAACTCGTCGCGCTGTGCCGCAAGGGCGACGCGCGCGCGGCCGCGTCGTTGCTGAAGCGGCATATCGAGCACGCGGGCGGCGAGCTGAACGCGTTTCTGCGCGAACGGCGGCTCGGCCGCTGA
- the abaF gene encoding fosfomycin efflux MFS transporter AbaF: MTGQVGDAVSPGNAAAQRAASKSALKRVVAASMVGSIAEWYEFFLYGTASALVFGTHFFRKTGNPVDGLLAAFALYAVGFAARPIGGLVFGYYGDKFGRKHLLQVSLIVVGVTTFLMGCLPTFDAIGYWAPALLVTLRLIQGFAFGGEWGGAVLLVSEHSPDNRRGYWASWPQAGVPAGNLVATIILLVLSSSLPESEFLSWGWRAAFWFSAVVVLIGFWIRRKVDDAPIFKDAQARRERNQEKQLGVMHVLRHHWREVLIGIGARFAENILYYMVVTFSLTYLKLVVGADTTRILKLMFAANAIHFFFIPLMGLMSDLVGRKPVYLTGAVLTACWGFVAFPMMDTGNDWIIMAAIVLGLFIESMTYSPYSALMTEMFPTNVRYTALSLCYQVAPLMAGSLAPLIGLSLLERYHSSTPIAIYLVVAAAISIVCVGVAKETRGKSLRDVDADAQRRTAS; the protein is encoded by the coding sequence ATGACAGGTCAGGTCGGCGACGCAGTGTCGCCCGGTAATGCCGCCGCGCAGCGTGCGGCGTCCAAAAGCGCGTTGAAGCGCGTAGTCGCCGCATCGATGGTCGGATCGATCGCGGAGTGGTACGAATTCTTTCTGTACGGCACGGCGTCCGCGCTGGTTTTCGGCACGCACTTCTTCAGGAAGACCGGCAATCCGGTCGACGGGCTGCTCGCCGCATTCGCGCTGTATGCGGTCGGGTTTGCCGCTCGCCCGATCGGCGGGCTCGTGTTCGGCTACTACGGCGACAAGTTCGGCCGCAAGCATCTGCTGCAGGTGAGCCTGATCGTCGTCGGCGTCACGACGTTTCTGATGGGCTGCCTGCCGACGTTCGATGCGATCGGCTACTGGGCGCCGGCCCTGCTCGTCACGCTGCGGCTGATCCAGGGCTTCGCCTTCGGCGGCGAGTGGGGCGGCGCGGTGCTGCTCGTCAGCGAGCACAGCCCCGACAACCGTCGCGGCTACTGGGCCAGCTGGCCGCAGGCCGGCGTGCCGGCCGGCAATCTCGTCGCGACGATCATTCTGCTCGTGCTGTCGAGTTCGCTGCCGGAGTCCGAGTTTCTTTCGTGGGGCTGGCGCGCCGCGTTCTGGTTCTCGGCGGTCGTCGTGCTGATCGGCTTCTGGATCCGCCGCAAGGTCGACGACGCGCCGATCTTCAAGGATGCGCAGGCGCGCCGCGAACGGAACCAGGAGAAGCAGCTCGGCGTGATGCACGTGCTCAGGCATCACTGGCGCGAGGTGCTGATCGGCATCGGCGCGCGGTTCGCGGAAAACATCCTCTACTACATGGTCGTCACGTTCTCGCTGACGTACCTGAAGCTCGTCGTCGGCGCCGACACCACGCGGATCCTGAAGCTGATGTTCGCCGCGAACGCGATCCACTTCTTCTTCATCCCGCTGATGGGGCTGATGTCCGACCTCGTCGGCCGCAAGCCCGTGTATCTGACCGGCGCCGTGCTCACCGCGTGCTGGGGGTTCGTCGCGTTTCCGATGATGGACACCGGCAACGACTGGATCATCATGGCCGCGATCGTACTGGGCCTGTTCATCGAGTCGATGACGTATTCGCCGTATTCGGCGCTGATGACCGAGATGTTCCCGACCAACGTGCGCTATACCGCGCTCTCGCTTTGCTATCAGGTCGCGCCGCTGATGGCCGGCTCGCTCGCGCCGTTGATCGGCCTGTCGCTGCTCGAGCGCTATCACTCGTCGACGCCGATCGCGATCTATCTCGTCGTCGCGGCCGCGATCTCGATCGTCTGCGTCGGCGTCGCGAAGGAAACGCGCGGGAAATCGCTGCGCGACGTCGATGCGGACGCGCAGCGGCGCACGGCATCGTAG
- a CDS encoding dihydrodipicolinate synthase family protein, producing MSDNIFTGTIPALMTPCTADRQPDFDALVKKGKELVEIGMRAVVYCGSMGDWPLLTEAQRQEGVARLVAAGVPTIVGTGAVNSKEAVSHAAHAAAVGAHGLMVIPRVLSRGASPAAQKAHFSAILKAAPNLPAVIYNSPYYGFATRADLFFELRRQHPNLIGFKEFGGAADMRYAAENITSQDDSVTLMAGVDTQVFHGFVNCGAAGAITGIGNALPREVLHLVELCKKAAQGDAVARARAKELESALAVLSSFDEGCDLVLFYKYLMVLNGDKEYTLHFNETDVLSDAQRNYAETQYTLFRNWYANWSKTLG from the coding sequence ATGAGCGACAACATTTTTACCGGCACCATTCCTGCGCTGATGACGCCCTGCACGGCCGACCGCCAGCCCGACTTCGACGCACTGGTGAAGAAGGGCAAGGAGCTGGTGGAAATCGGCATGCGCGCGGTCGTGTACTGCGGTTCGATGGGCGACTGGCCGCTGCTGACCGAAGCGCAGCGTCAGGAAGGCGTCGCGCGCCTGGTCGCGGCCGGCGTGCCGACGATCGTCGGCACCGGCGCGGTGAACTCGAAGGAAGCCGTGTCGCACGCGGCGCACGCGGCCGCCGTCGGCGCGCACGGCCTGATGGTGATTCCGCGCGTGCTGTCGCGCGGCGCGTCGCCGGCCGCGCAGAAGGCGCACTTCTCCGCGATCCTGAAGGCCGCGCCGAATCTGCCGGCCGTGATCTACAACAGCCCGTACTACGGTTTCGCGACGCGCGCCGATCTGTTCTTCGAGCTGCGTCGCCAGCATCCGAACCTGATCGGCTTCAAGGAATTCGGCGGCGCGGCCGACATGCGCTATGCGGCGGAGAACATCACATCGCAGGACGATAGCGTGACGCTGATGGCCGGCGTCGATACGCAAGTCTTCCACGGCTTCGTCAACTGCGGCGCCGCGGGCGCGATCACCGGCATCGGCAACGCGCTGCCGCGCGAAGTGCTGCACCTCGTCGAGCTGTGCAAGAAGGCGGCGCAAGGCGATGCGGTCGCACGGGCGCGCGCGAAGGAACTCGAGTCGGCGCTGGCGGTGCTGTCGTCGTTCGACGAAGGCTGCGACCTCGTGCTGTTCTACAAGTACCTGATGGTGCTGAACGGCGACAAGGAATACACGCTGCACTTCAACGAAACCGACGTGCTGAGCGACGCGCAGCGCAACTACGCGGAAACGCAGTACACGCTGTTCCGCAACTGGTACGCGAACTGGTCGAAGACGCTCGGCTAA
- a CDS encoding helix-turn-helix transcriptional regulator: MTTIRSADESIAALYAAAIDPEQWHVALQALVALADARAANCFVHDARTGRFLEYRFTGYGSGWADAYASHYHSLDLAREVLMREPAGRMYPMHRFLPDSVIDRSEYYQDFYIREGLRYSCGGMRLEGDRRLILAVHRPVNHRPYDAHTVRELQRVLDHLPNVFRVRETAAQTHDRAPMMAAALDALPRAVIVVDDTLRVRYLNAAASALLGESTELRVQADRLVASSPQVAPQLAQRVKDACAPPHVAAPQPLYALDRERRPTFEIQVVPLKPQLTASLDRDTRPLAMLLPRRPFRGAARPLAESAPFALTPAEMAVATGIAGGLTPAEYAQRNGVRISTVRSQIKSIFAKTGVRRIADLVALFGD, encoded by the coding sequence ATGACCACGATACGATCGGCGGACGAGTCGATCGCGGCGCTCTATGCGGCCGCCATCGATCCCGAACAGTGGCATGTCGCGCTTCAGGCGCTCGTCGCCCTCGCCGATGCGCGCGCCGCGAACTGCTTCGTGCACGACGCGCGCACCGGCCGATTCCTCGAATACCGCTTCACCGGTTACGGCTCGGGCTGGGCCGACGCGTATGCGAGCCACTATCACAGCCTCGATCTCGCGCGCGAGGTGCTGATGCGCGAACCCGCAGGCCGCATGTATCCGATGCACCGCTTCCTGCCGGACAGCGTGATCGATCGCAGCGAGTACTACCAGGACTTCTATATCCGCGAAGGGCTGCGCTATTCGTGCGGCGGCATGCGGCTCGAAGGCGATCGACGGCTGATCCTCGCCGTGCATCGCCCGGTCAATCACCGGCCTTACGACGCGCATACGGTGCGCGAACTCCAGCGCGTGCTCGATCATTTGCCGAACGTCTTTCGCGTGCGCGAAACGGCCGCGCAGACGCACGATCGTGCGCCGATGATGGCCGCGGCGCTCGACGCGCTGCCGCGTGCGGTGATCGTCGTCGACGACACGCTGCGCGTGCGCTATCTGAATGCGGCCGCGAGCGCGCTGCTCGGCGAATCGACGGAGCTGCGCGTGCAGGCCGACCGGCTCGTCGCATCGTCACCGCAGGTGGCGCCGCAACTGGCGCAGCGCGTGAAGGATGCGTGCGCGCCGCCGCACGTCGCCGCGCCGCAACCGCTGTATGCGCTCGATCGCGAGCGTCGCCCGACGTTCGAAATTCAGGTCGTTCCGCTCAAGCCGCAGTTGACCGCGTCGCTCGACCGCGACACGCGTCCGCTTGCGATGCTGCTGCCGCGGCGTCCGTTCCGCGGCGCCGCGCGGCCGCTCGCCGAAAGCGCACCGTTCGCGCTGACGCCGGCCGAAATGGCCGTCGCGACCGGCATCGCGGGCGGCCTGACGCCCGCCGAATATGCGCAGCGCAACGGCGTGCGCATCAGCACCGTACGAAGCCAGATCAAGTCGATCTTCGCGAAGACGGGCGTGCGGCGGATCGCCGATCTCGTCGCGCTGTTCGGCGACTGA
- a CDS encoding LysR substrate-binding domain-containing protein — MTTPSLRIRQIEAFRAVMQRHTVTRAARDLHISQPAVSRLIADLEARVGFVLFERQQGRFTPTAQARVLYEEVERAFVGLDRVAQAAEQIRAMRRGTLRVAGSPAVALDLLPERITRFARAHPGVDITLLAHSASTVVDKIASGQCDVGLIAEPVPHPAVRSERLADAPMCCIVPRTHRLARKRVIRPDDLRDEAFISFPPSFEARSAIDRVFVEAGVSRGLSIEAQLSQTIVAFVANGAGVALIDPVTAAYAGHRVAVKPFEPIVPDHFYLVTSASQPLSMIGEAFCTDLREAFARMRGARDA; from the coding sequence ATGACGACGCCTTCACTGAGAATCCGTCAGATCGAAGCGTTCCGCGCCGTGATGCAGCGCCATACGGTCACGCGCGCGGCGCGCGATCTGCATATTTCGCAGCCGGCCGTGAGCCGGCTGATCGCCGATCTGGAGGCGCGCGTCGGGTTCGTGCTGTTCGAGCGGCAGCAGGGGCGTTTCACGCCCACCGCGCAGGCGCGCGTGCTGTACGAGGAAGTCGAGCGCGCGTTCGTCGGGCTCGATCGCGTCGCGCAGGCCGCCGAGCAGATTCGCGCGATGCGGCGCGGCACGCTGCGCGTGGCGGGCTCGCCGGCCGTCGCGCTCGACCTGCTGCCGGAGCGCATCACGCGTTTTGCGCGCGCGCATCCGGGCGTCGACATCACGCTGCTCGCGCACAGCGCGTCGACGGTCGTCGACAAGATCGCATCGGGGCAGTGCGACGTCGGACTGATCGCGGAGCCCGTGCCGCATCCGGCCGTACGCAGCGAGCGGCTTGCCGACGCGCCGATGTGCTGCATCGTGCCGCGTACGCATCGGCTCGCACGCAAGCGCGTGATCCGCCCCGACGACCTGCGCGACGAAGCCTTCATCTCGTTTCCGCCGAGCTTCGAGGCGCGCAGCGCGATCGACCGCGTATTCGTCGAAGCGGGCGTGTCGCGCGGGCTGTCGATCGAGGCGCAGCTGTCGCAGACGATCGTCGCGTTCGTCGCGAACGGCGCCGGCGTCGCGCTGATCGATCCGGTGACGGCCGCGTATGCAGGCCATCGAGTCGCGGTCAAGCCGTTCGAGCCGATCGTGCCCGATCACTTCTATCTGGTGACGTCCGCGTCGCAGCCGCTGTCGATGATCGGCGAAGCGTTCTGCACGGACTTGCGCGAGGCGTTTGCGCGGATGCGCGGCGCGCGCGATGCCTGA
- a CDS encoding NAD(P)/FAD-dependent oxidoreductase: protein MNVRRFDVVVAGGGLVGMALAWGLARLGERVAVCDGDDIAFRAARGNFGLVWVQGKGGRCLPYARWSRESSERWGAFAAQLQRETGVDCGFERPGGIELFEHAADMNDAIALLESLRRQDAALAYEALDPAALRSRIPAASAALAGALWSPNDGHANPLYTLRALLQAFVQSGGVYLPRHDVVEIRPRAGRFDVETRDVRLEAARVVLAAGLDNARLAPMVDMAAPISPLRGQIMVTERLAPFLAYPTLVVRQTQEGSVLLGDSAEDVGFDDGQTRPAMADIARRARTAFPALAHARIVRAWGALRIMTPDGLPVYEASRTHPGAYLAICHSGVTLAATHADLVAPWIAGRAAPAELSAFTTARFAAPKEARHV, encoded by the coding sequence ATGAACGTGCGCCGCTTCGACGTCGTCGTCGCGGGCGGCGGGCTCGTCGGGATGGCGCTCGCCTGGGGCCTCGCGCGGCTCGGCGAGCGCGTCGCCGTGTGCGACGGCGACGACATCGCATTCCGCGCGGCACGCGGCAATTTCGGGCTCGTCTGGGTGCAGGGCAAGGGCGGCCGCTGCCTGCCGTATGCGCGCTGGTCGCGCGAATCGTCCGAGCGCTGGGGCGCGTTCGCCGCGCAGCTGCAGCGCGAGACGGGCGTGGACTGCGGGTTCGAGCGGCCGGGCGGCATCGAACTGTTCGAGCATGCGGCCGACATGAACGACGCGATCGCGCTGCTCGAATCGCTGCGCCGCCAGGACGCGGCGCTCGCCTACGAAGCGCTCGATCCGGCCGCGCTGCGCAGCCGCATTCCCGCCGCGTCGGCCGCGCTGGCCGGCGCGCTGTGGTCGCCGAACGACGGCCACGCGAATCCGCTCTACACGCTGCGCGCCTTGCTGCAGGCATTCGTGCAAAGCGGCGGCGTCTATCTGCCGCGTCACGACGTCGTCGAGATTCGCCCGCGCGCGGGCCGCTTCGACGTGGAGACGCGCGACGTGCGGCTCGAAGCCGCGCGCGTCGTGCTCGCGGCCGGCCTCGACAATGCACGGCTCGCGCCGATGGTCGACATGGCCGCGCCGATCTCGCCGCTGCGCGGGCAGATCATGGTGACCGAACGGCTCGCGCCGTTTCTCGCCTATCCGACGCTCGTCGTCCGGCAAACGCAGGAAGGCTCGGTGCTGCTCGGCGATTCGGCCGAAGACGTCGGCTTCGACGACGGCCAGACGCGCCCTGCGATGGCCGACATCGCGCGTCGCGCACGCACGGCGTTTCCGGCGCTCGCACACGCGCGGATCGTGCGCGCCTGGGGCGCGCTGCGGATCATGACGCCGGACGGGCTGCCCGTCTACGAAGCGTCGCGCACGCACCCCGGTGCGTATCTCGCCATCTGCCACAGCGGCGTGACGCTGGCCGCGACGCATGCCGATCTCGTCGCGCCGTGGATTGCCGGGCGCGCGGCGCCGGCCGAGCTGTCCGCGTTTACGACCGCGCGTTTCGCCGCACCGAAGGAGGCCCGGCATGTTTGA
- a CDS encoding (2Fe-2S)-binding protein, with product MFESIVPADAIRERVRIHVDGIAHDVPAHYSVAAALLAAGTLACRPTAVSASPRGPFCMMGVCFDCLVEVDGVPNVQGCMTPVRDGMQVRAMHGKARLA from the coding sequence ATGTTTGAATCGATCGTTCCCGCCGACGCGATACGCGAACGCGTGCGCATCCACGTCGACGGCATCGCGCACGACGTGCCGGCCCATTACAGTGTCGCGGCCGCGCTGCTCGCGGCCGGCACGCTCGCCTGCCGTCCGACGGCCGTCAGCGCATCGCCGCGCGGGCCGTTCTGCATGATGGGCGTCTGCTTCGACTGTCTCGTCGAAGTGGACGGCGTGCCGAACGTGCAAGGCTGCATGACGCCCGTGCGCGACGGGATGCAGGTGCGCGCGATGCACGGCAAAGCGAGGCTCGCATGA
- a CDS encoding NAD(P)/FAD-dependent oxidoreductase codes for MTRRACDLLIVGAGPAGMAAAMAARSAGLSVVVADEGPSPGGQIYRNLADVPAKLAQWLGPDYVAGRPLIDGLLASGAHYLPRSVVWQIAFEPAPVAMLTLGGAARGTLEIDARAVLIATGAQERPWPVRGWTLPGVMGVGAAQTLLKSSGLAPSADTVLAGSGPLLWLFAAQLLNAGRRVRALVDTTPRDAWRRALPHALPALRGADYLLKGWRMLRAVRDAGIPVYRGATDVRVDGDGRAQYLRFRDADGIAHALDTSLVLLHQGVIPSTQLARSIGCAHEWDERAACWRPQHDVRGRSSVARVWIAGDGAGIGGAQAAAIAGEVAALDIAASVGALAPHEQAARERPLLKAWRRHLAVRPLLDALYTPPAALRRPDGDTIVCRCEEVTAGEIRRLASLGCQGPNQMKAFTRCGMGPCQGRWCGTTVGELIAEVQQRDVADVGQYRVRAPIKPITVDELADAVELSDDFRRGDFPS; via the coding sequence ATGACGCGGCGCGCATGCGATCTGCTGATCGTCGGCGCGGGGCCGGCCGGCATGGCGGCCGCCATGGCCGCACGCTCCGCCGGGCTGTCGGTCGTCGTCGCGGATGAAGGCCCGTCGCCGGGTGGACAGATCTATCGCAATCTCGCCGATGTGCCGGCGAAGCTCGCGCAGTGGCTCGGCCCCGACTATGTGGCGGGACGGCCGCTGATCGACGGGCTGCTCGCGAGCGGCGCGCATTATCTGCCGCGCAGCGTGGTCTGGCAGATCGCGTTCGAGCCTGCGCCCGTCGCGATGCTGACGCTCGGCGGCGCCGCGCGCGGCACACTCGAAATCGATGCACGCGCGGTACTGATCGCGACCGGCGCGCAGGAGCGCCCGTGGCCCGTGCGCGGCTGGACGCTGCCCGGCGTGATGGGCGTCGGCGCCGCGCAGACGCTGCTCAAATCGTCGGGGCTCGCGCCCTCGGCCGATACGGTGCTTGCCGGCAGCGGCCCGCTGCTGTGGCTGTTCGCCGCGCAGTTGCTGAATGCGGGCCGGCGCGTGCGCGCGCTGGTCGACACGACGCCGCGCGATGCCTGGCGGCGCGCGCTCCCGCATGCGCTGCCCGCGCTGCGCGGCGCCGACTATCTGCTGAAAGGCTGGCGCATGCTGCGCGCGGTGCGCGACGCCGGCATTCCGGTCTATCGCGGCGCCACCGACGTGCGCGTCGACGGCGACGGCCGCGCGCAGTATCTGCGCTTTCGCGACGCGGACGGCATCGCACACGCGCTCGACACGTCGCTCGTGCTGCTCCATCAGGGCGTGATCCCGTCGACGCAACTCGCCCGCTCGATCGGCTGTGCGCATGAATGGGACGAACGTGCCGCGTGCTGGCGGCCGCAACACGATGTGCGCGGACGCAGCAGCGTCGCACGCGTCTGGATCGCCGGCGACGGCGCCGGCATCGGCGGCGCACAGGCCGCGGCGATCGCGGGCGAGGTCGCGGCGCTCGACATCGCGGCGAGCGTCGGCGCGCTCGCACCGCACGAACAGGCCGCACGCGAACGGCCGCTGCTGAAGGCGTGGCGCCGTCATCTCGCGGTGCGGCCGCTGCTCGACGCGCTCTATACGCCGCCCGCCGCGCTGCGCCGCCCCGACGGCGACACGATCGTCTGCCGCTGCGAAGAAGTGACCGCCGGCGAAATCCGCCGGCTGGCCTCGCTCGGCTGCCAGGGCCCGAATCAGATGAAGGCGTTCACGCGCTGCGGGATGGGTCCGTGCCAGGGACGCTGGTGCGGCACGACCGTCGGCGAGCTGATCGCCGAGGTACAGCAGCGCGACGTCGCCGACGTCGGCCAATACCGCGTGCGTGCGCCGATCAAGCCGATCACCGTCGACGAACTGGCGGACGCCGTCGAACTGTCCGACGATTTCCGCCGCGGCGACTTCCCGAGCTGA